From a region of the Coffea arabica cultivar ET-39 chromosome 3e, Coffea Arabica ET-39 HiFi, whole genome shotgun sequence genome:
- the LOC113736580 gene encoding vesicle transport protein GOT1, which produces MAYEISEQKKVGIGLVGFGILFSFLGIILFFDRGLLALGNILWLAGVALLLGWRSTLQLFTDRRNYKGSVSFLLGMFLIFVRWPIAGIITELYGCVFLFGGFWPSIKVFLYQIPLLGWLLQYIRH; this is translated from the exons ATGGCTTATGAAATCAGTGAGCAAAAGA AGGTTGGCATAGGTCTTGTTGGTTTTGGGATCCTCTTCTCATTTCTTGGCATCATTCTATTTTTTGACAGGGGTTTGCTTGCTCTGGGAAAT ATATTATGGTTGGCAGGTGTTGCCCTTTTACTGGGTTGGCGGTCGACACTGCAACTTTTTACAGACAGAAGGAACTATAAG GGATctgtttcatttcttcttgggATGTTCCTCATATTTGTTCGTTGGCCAATAGCTGGTATAATCACAGAATTGTATGGCTGCGTTTTTCTCTTTGG TGGATTTTGGCCATCTATTAAGGTATTTCTCTATCAGATTCCGCTACTTGGATGGCTGCTGCAGTATATCCGACACTG A
- the LOC113736579 gene encoding glucosamine 6-phosphate N-acetyltransferase-like — translation MEDKPGNVSIEQERFQLRRLEISDKKKGFIELLQQLTVCESVSDKDFEERYQELAKHGDEHVICVIEDRHGGKIVASGSVFIEKKFIRNCGKVGHIEDVVVDSSIRGMQLGKKIVGFLTDHACSMGCYKVILDCSLENKPFYEKCGYKQKEVQMVKYFI, via the coding sequence ATGGAAGATAAACCAGGGAATGTTAGTATTGAACAGGAGAGATTTCAACTTCGAAGGCTTGAGATCTCCGACAAGAAGAAGGGTTTTATCGAATTATTACAACAACTGACTGTCTGTGAATCTGTATCTGACAAGGACTTTGAAGAACGATATCAAGAGCTTGCTAAACATGGTGATGAGCatgttatatgtgtaattgaAGATCGACATGGTGGGAAGATTGTTGCTAGTGGAAGTGTTTTTATTGAAAAGAAGTTTATAAGAAACTGTGGCAAAGTTGGCCACATTGAGGATGTTGTTGTTGATTCCTCAATCAGAGGAATGCAATTAGGAAAGAAAATTGTTGGGTTCCTCACTGACCATGCTTGTTCAATGGGTTGCTATAAAGTGATCCTCGACTGCAGCTTGGAGAACAAACCTTTTTATGAGAAGTGTGGGTATAAACAAAAAGAGGTTCAGATGGTAAAATACTTTATCTGa